Part of the Spartinivicinus poritis genome is shown below.
TGTTTATTAGTCAGCGTGCTTATAGCCTTCGTTATGCCTTCCCTGCCGTGGCAGGAATAACCTGTTTTATTATATTCCCATTGTTATATACGGTAGGCATTAGCCTTACTAACTATAGTGGTAATAATTTACTAACACTTGATAAAGTACAGGACTATTTCATACAGCAGCGATATATTGATGAGAGTCAGCGCTATTCATTTAAAGTGTTTAAACAGGGCAGCCAGTTACAAATTGCTTTAACTGATCTGTTTAGTCAGCAGCAGTGGTTATCAAATAATATTGAGCTAGATGGTCAGCCAAAAACAGTAAGTATACATACTGCACAATCCCTTCCTGCTCAGTCATCATTAGCTATTAAAGATATCATTAAACTAAAAAAATCATTAAAACAATTAACCCTAGAGTTGCCGAATGGAGCTTTACTGTCAATGACAGGTTTGCGCCAGTTTGCTGCGAGCAAATCTCTGTATCAATTAGCTGAAAATGATTTATTAATAAATAATCAAACAGGTGAACAGTTGTCACCTAACTGGCACACCGGGTTTTATGAAAATAACCAGGGTGAAGCTTACCCACCGGGGTTTACAGTAAGTATAGGCTTAGATAACTATACCAGTGTGTTGTTCGATGACAGTGTTAGAGAACCATTTATTCAAATTTTTGTTTGGACTTTCGTATTTTCTTTATTAAGTGTGTTATTTACCTTTATAGTAGGCTTGTTTCTAGCAAGTTTACTACAATGGGACCAAGTTAAAGGTAAAGGCTTTTATCGGGTAATGTTAATTTTACCTTATGCTGTACCAGCGTTTATATCTATCCTGGTTTTTAAAGGTTTATTTAACCAGAATGCGGGTGAAATAAACCTGATATTATTTCAGCTGTTGGGTATTAAGCTTGACTGGTTTACATCGCCATTCTTAGCTAAATCAATGATTTTACTAGTCAATACCTGGCTTGGTTATCCCTATATGATGCTGTTGTGTATGGGGTTACTGCAGTCTATTCCCAAAGACTTATATGAAGCTTCTGCAATGGATGGGGCAGGACCGCTGGATAACTTATTTAAAATTACCTTGCCTATGATTATTAAACCATTAACCCCTTTGTTAATTGCCTGTTTTGCTTTCAACTTTAATAATTTTGTCTTGATTTCCCTATTAACT
Proteins encoded:
- the malF gene encoding maltose ABC transporter permease MalF, whose translation is MLTILTLAPIQKIKYNQWLKQGLFGCVGGLGLYLITILYAQQQMGLALLFLVVFSGGLYVFISQRAYSLRYAFPAVAGITCFIIFPLLYTVGISLTNYSGNNLLTLDKVQDYFIQQRYIDESQRYSFKVFKQGSQLQIALTDLFSQQQWLSNNIELDGQPKTVSIHTAQSLPAQSSLAIKDIIKLKKSLKQLTLELPNGALLSMTGLRQFAASKSLYQLAENDLLINNQTGEQLSPNWHTGFYENNQGEAYPPGFTVSIGLDNYTSVLFDDSVREPFIQIFVWTFVFSLLSVLFTFIVGLFLASLLQWDQVKGKGFYRVMLILPYAVPAFISILVFKGLFNQNAGEINLILFQLLGIKLDWFTSPFLAKSMILLVNTWLGYPYMMLLCMGLLQSIPKDLYEASAMDGAGPLDNLFKITLPMIIKPLTPLLIACFAFNFNNFVLISLLTNGGPDIIGATTPAGTTDLLVSYTYRIAFQDSGQNFGLAAAIATLIFLLVGALALAKLKLSKLEG